In the genome of Raphanus sativus cultivar WK10039 chromosome 4, ASM80110v3, whole genome shotgun sequence, one region contains:
- the LOC108850115 gene encoding F-box/kelch-repeat protein At4g19930-like codes for MAFSFDLAVTLYRETRRMKRRSKVIRRRQRDICKSHEPPQEIPFDLVIEILTRLPPKSLMRFKSVSNIWSSFICSKYFTNHYLKASSPSPRLYMWLCFDNKKELLLSSSSSDLDVSTMSSFVVDQDLTIPAMEDYLVSHIFQGLMCFTNRQSAKIYNTSTRQLVVLPDIEESNIIAEDMTFKNFMYRIGHDAVHNQYKVVCIVSASKNGRILKSLLEHWVFILGGVSNRWRKISSPCPPHDSPLKQRSTINGRMYYLACESLNYLLVSFDISSEETRLLQKPEDFFWHRYYINLIEYAGKIAIFVHADLVKDGVMELWVMEDEEKNIWSRKKLVLHPSQMDMVKNNADSPYLKFRGTTRNGDVILVPNNKILRVIHGPIHVLPQGTTLFYVLLYNIQKNHLRRVEIEDGSNCFLNKRWDIIGLDDTENLMCL; via the coding sequence ATGGCTTTTTCTTTTGACCTAGCCGTCACCTTATACCGGGAGACaagaagaatgaagaggagatcGAAAGTAATAAGAAGAAGACAGAGAGACATATGCAAGAGCCATGAACCCCCGCAGGAGATTCCTTTCGATCTCGTGATAGAGATTCTCACAAGACTCCCTCCTAAATCCCTTATGAGGTTCAAATCCGTCTCTAACATCTGGTCATCTTTCATTTGTTCCAAATATTTCACCAACCATTACCTAAAAGCTTCATCACCGTCGCCTCGTCTATACATGTGGTTGTGCTTCGACAACAAAAAGGAATTATTActatcatcatcttcttctgactTGGATGTTAGTACTATGTCATCCTTTGTAGTTGATCAAGATTTGACTATCCCAGCAATGGAAGACTACTTGGTCTCTCACATTTTTCAAGGTTTGATGTGCTTTACAAATAGGCAAAGtgctaaaatatataacacttcCACTAGACAACTGGTCGTCTTACCGGACATAGAAGAATCCAACATCATAGCTGAAGATATGACCTTCAAAAACTTCATGTACCGTATCGGACACGACGCTGTTCATAACCAATATAAAGTGGTTTGCATAGTTTCAGCGAGCAAAAATGGACGTATATTAAAGTCTCTGCTAGAGCATTGGGTCTTCATACTAGGAGGTGTATCAAATAGATGGAGAAAGATTTCAAGCCCATGTCCACCACATGATTCTCCTTTAAAACAAAGATCAACTATCAATGGGCGTATGTATTATCTAGCTTGTGAATCTTTGAATTATCTGCTTGTGAGTTTCGATATTAGTTCTGAAGAAACCCGTTTGCTCCAAAAACCCGAAGATTTCTTTTGGCATAGGTATTATATTAATCTTATAGAATACGCTGGAAAGATAGCTATTTTTGTCCATGCTGATCTTGTAAAAGATGGTGTGATGGAACTATGGGTTatggaagatgaagagaagaatATATGGTCAAGGAAGAAACTGGTGTTGCATCCTTCTCAAATGGATATGGTCAAAAACAATGCAGACAGTCCCTATTTGAAGTTTCGTGGTACAACTAGAAACGGTGACGTTATCTTGGTACCTAACAATAAAATTCTTAGGGTTATCCACGGCCCGATTCACGTTTTACCTCAAGGTACAACTCTCTTCTACGTTTTACTTTACAATATACAAAAGAATCATTTGAGAAGAGTTGAAATCGAAGACGGATCAAACTGCTTTCTAAACAAAAGATGGGACATTATTGGATTGGACGACACTGAGAACTTGATGTGTCTCTAA